The following proteins are co-located in the Sebastes umbrosus isolate fSebUmb1 chromosome 24, fSebUmb1.pri, whole genome shotgun sequence genome:
- the LOC119483336 gene encoding sodium/myo-inositol cotransporter-like encodes MTATMEAADISVVAVYFILVLAIGFFAMRKANKNTVSGYFLAGRSMNWAAVGASLFVSNIGSEHFIGLAGSGAASGLSVAAWELNALLLLQLLGWIFIPVYIHSGVYTMPEYLSKRFGGNRLKVYFAALSLILYIFTKLSVDLYSGALFIQESLGWNMYLSIILLIAMTALLTVTGGLVTVIYTDTVQAFLMIAGALCLSGISIYKVGGFEGVWTKYMQASPNITAILLSSPNLTYSESCHLHLHPKPDALKMLRGPRDPDLPWPGFLLGQTPASIWYWCADQVIVQRVLAAKNIAHAKGSTIMAGSLKILPMFIIVIPGMISRIFFADELACISPEHCVEVCGSASGCSNVAYPRLVMAVMPVGLRGLMMAVMIAALMSDLDSIFNSASTIFTLDIYKMFRKQVSSRELVIVGRLFVVFMVIVSIAWVPVIIEMQGGQMFYYIQEVTDYLTPPIAALFLLGVLWRRCNETGAFWGGVVGFVLGAARLILALVYREPRCDQPDERPSFIKDVHFMYVAAVLFWVSALVTVVVSLCTPPPTKEQIRTTTLWGLNERKRLKEQEKEKAGEEINALKPLNHAILNGNSLLGKEKCQEQSDNGGAIPTSDKESHPIADPKMVEEEEEGFLGGGGVEGGRCMKALECFCGFRGKPSEAQVITVQQQEKIVDELLHEPRRARILLNTALVTICSVGIFLYIYFSV; translated from the exons ATGACCGCCACTATGGAAGCGGCAGACATCTCCGTCGTAGCAGTCTACTTCATCCTGGTGTTGGCGATCGGTTTCTTTGCCATGAGGAAAGCCAATAAGAACACAGTGAGCGGCTACTTCCTCGCCGGTCGCTCCATGAATTGGGCGGCTGTGGGAGCGTCTTTATTCGTCAGCAACATAGGAAGCGAGCATTTCATTGGACTAGCTGGATCAGGTGCTGCTAGCGGGCTCAGCGTGGCCGCGTGGGAGTTAAACGCTCTCTTGTTGCTCCAGTTGTTGGGCTGGATATTCATCCCGGTGTATATCCACTCCGGAGTCTACACCATGCCGGAGTACCTGTCCAAGCGGTTCGGCGGGAACCGACTGAAAGTGTATTTTGCAGCGTTATCCCTCATCCTGTACATCTTCACCAAGCTGTCCGTTGATCTCTACTCCGGGGCTTTGTTCATTCAGGAGTCCTTAGGGTGGAATATGTATTTGTCAATCATCCTCCTCATCGCCATGACAGCTTTGCTGACAGTCACTGGAGGTCTGGTCACTGTCATCTACACGGATACGGTCCAGGCGTTCCTCATGATCGCCGGAGCACTCTGCCTCTCGGGCATCAGCATCTACAAAGTGGGAGGATTTGAAG GGGTGTGGACCAAGTACATGCAGGCTTCTCCAAACATCACCGCCATCTTGCTGTCTTCACCCAACCTGACGTATTCTGAGTCctgccacctccacctccacccgaAGCCAGATGCTCTGAAGATGCTCCGAGGCCCGAGGGATCCAGACCTGCCTTGGCCCGGTTTCTTACTGGGCCAGACTCCTGCCTCGATTTG GTACTGGTGTGCAGATCAAGTGATTGTACAGCGGGTTCTGGCAGCGAAGAACATCGCCCACGCCAAAGGTTCTACTATCATGGCTGGCTCTCTGAAAATCCTCCCCATGTTTATCATCGTCATCCCAG GGATGATTTCCAGGATCTTCTTCGCTGATGAGTTGGCGTGCATCAGCCCGGAGCACTGCGTGGAAGTGTGCGGTTCCGCGTCCGGCTGTAGCAACGTGGCTTACCCGCGGCTCGTCATGGCGGTGATGCCCGTCGGTCTCCGCGGCCTAATGATGGCCGTCATGATCGCGGCTCTGATGAGCGACTTGGACTCCATCTTCAACTCCGCGAGCACCATATTCACGTTGGACATTTACAAGATGTTTCGGAAGCAGGTGTCGTCCAGGGAGCTGGTGATAGTCGGCAGGTTGTTTGTGGTCTTCATGGTGATCGTCAGCATCGCGTGGGTGCCGGTCATCATCGAGATGCAGGGCGGCCAGATGTTCTATTACATCCAAGAAGTAACAGATTACCTGACTCCACCCATAGCTGCTCTCTTCTTGCTCGGCGTCCTGTGGCGTCGCTGCAACGAGACGGGCGCCTTCTGGGGCGGGGTGGTGGGGTTCGTCCTCGGAGCGGCGCGTCTGATTTTGGCGCTCGTTTACCGCGAGCCCCGCTGCGACCAGCCTGACGAGCGGCCGTCTTTCATCAAAGATGTTCATTTCATGTATGTGGCGGCCGTCTTGTTTTGGGTGTCGGCTTTGGTGACTGTGGTCGTGAGTCTCTGCACTCCTCCGCCCACAAAAGAACAAATCAGAACCACGACCCTGTGGGGGTTAAACGAGAGAAAGAGACTAAAAGAGCAGGAAAAAGAGAAAGCTGGAGAGGAGATAAATGCTTTGAAGCCTCTAAACCACGCGATCCTGAATGGAAACAGTTTGCTCGGTAAAGAAAAGTGTCAAGAGCAGTCAGACAATGGTGGTGCTATCCCAACCAGTGACAAAGAATCACACCCGATTGCTGATCCTAAAATggtagaagaggaagaggaaggcttccttggaggaggaggagtggagggtGGGAGGTGTATGAAGGCTTTAGAGTGTTTCTGTGGCTTCCGGGGGAAGCCGTCCGAAGCTCAGGTCATCACAGtccagcagcaggagaagaTCGTGGACGAGCTTCTCCACGAACCTCGACGAGCCAGAATCCTCCTGAATACAGCGCTTGTGACGATTTGCTCCGTTGGGATCTTTCTCTATATCTATTTCTCCGTATAG